Below is a genomic region from Flammeovirgaceae bacterium SG7u.111.
AAATACATTTAAATGATGTTAGTGGTATCGGTTAAGGCAAGAGGCATTTATTATCCAAATATCTCTTCTAGCTCAGATTCTACTTCGCTAAAAACATCGTTTGCCTCTTTTTTTACATCTTTCCAAGTATCTTTAGTAGATGATTTTACTTCTTTCAACTCCTCGTTCAACTTGTCCAGTTGCTTGTTGATATCTTTTTTGAGCTCATCAGAGTTTTCCTCTGCGTTCTCATCTATTTCTTTCAAGTCCTGGTTCAACTTATCTATCTGCTTTTCAAATTTGTCTACTAATTCCTTACGCTCTGTTTCGAGGTAGTCTTCTGTAGCTTCGTAAGCCTCTGCAATTTCTTCTTGTGCTTTTTCCTTGTCAGTTTTTTGCTCACAACTGTTCAATGAAAATACCAATGCGATTGCCGAGAAAATGATCAATATACGTTTCATAATATTTCTTTTTTAAGTTATAGGTTCAGTTTTAAATTGAGTGTTATTTGTCGTTAGTTTTGTTTAGTTATAATGTCCGTTGTTTCCATCTAAGCTCAATTCCATATCGGAAAGCTTTTCGCCTCCTTTAGCACCAAAATCCAAGGTGCGGATTGGGAATGGTATAGTTATATCGTTGGCATCCAACGTTTCTTTCACTGTGATAACCATATCGTTACAGGCATCCAAATAACCCGGATTATCAACAGGGAAATCGATCCAAAGCCGTAGGGTAAGAATAATGGAGCTGTCTCCAAATTTCATGAAGTGCGCCATCACATCCTCATCCGACTTCACATAAGGAAGCTCTCTTATGGCCTTCCAAATTACTTCTCTTGCTTTTCTGAGGTCATCTCCATACGATACCCCAATGTCCATGTCAATCCTTCGCCTACCAAAGGCACTATAGTTTACAATGGAATTGTTCACCGTCTCTGAGTTAGGGATCAATACCCGTTGCCCCTGGAAGGTCTTGACATTGGTAGTCCGAAGGTTTACCCCTTCAACCGTACCCATATGCCCCTGTATTTCAATCACATCACCTACCTTGAATGGTTGCCTAATGGCCAAGGTAATACCCGCTATAAAATCTGAAGCAAGTTCCCTGAAAGCCAAGGTAAGACCTAGTCCTACTATACCCGCACCGGCTAAGAGTGATGAAACGGTTTTGTCGAGCTGCAAGGTACCTAAGGCAACAAAAACCCCTACTATAATTACCGTAACAAAAACAATGGTGGACAGTAGATTCCTGATGATATCATTCCAAGATGTTTTGGAAATCAACTTATTTGTAACGTTCCTAAGAACCCTCGCCAAGTAGGCAAAAAGCAATAGTACTAGTACCGAGACAACCAAATTGGGGAGCATACTTATACCCGTTTCTCCCCAATTTTGTAATTTGCCAATCAGCAAATCATATGATTTTTGTAGGTCGGCAGTCATTAACTATAGTGCTTCTACTTCTTTTTCGACCTCTTCTTTCGTCTTACCAAGCTTCTTTTGCAATAGCCCGACCAACTGCTCTCTTTTACCGTCTATCCTTCTGAGGTCGTCATCGGTGATGTTACCATATTTCTCTTTTATTTTTCCTCGGAGTGTGTTCCACTCACCTTTTATCTGTAAGTTATTCATAGTTAATTGTTGGTTTATAGTTTGAAAAATGCCCAATCAACGATCAGGTTTTTATATTTATAGCACCTTTATTTTTATAGTGCCTCTACTTCTTTTTTTACCTCTTCTTTGGTCTTACCAAGCTTCTTTTGCAATAGCCCGACCAGCTCATCCATTTTACCATCAACCTTTTTCAGATCATCGTCGGTGATGTTACCGTATTTTTCTTTTACTTTTCCTTTAATCACATTCCATTCACCTTTTACTTGTAAGTCGTTCATATTTCTATTGTGTTTTAAGTTCAAATTATTGATTTACGCTTATTGTAATAGAAATACCATGCCCCTTGCCAAAAAGGGGATTTAAAGCTCAAAAAGCAGGTTTTAGGAATATTCTTGAGTGTAGGATTCTACAAAGGTGTGGAATGAGTTACACAACATAGAGAAGGGAGACAAAATAAGAATTAGGAACTATTGAAATAAACAAAAGGCTTCGCTGAATGCGAAGCCTTTTGTTTATTTTTCAAATCACCCTCCTTGGTAATTACCCCAAAGGAAGTTTTATTAGGAACGACGTCCCTTTACCCACTTTGCTTTCAACATCTATCTCACCTTTGTGCCCAGTAATGATGTTTTGGGTGGCAGTAAGCCCAAAGCCTACCCCGCTTTTCTTGTCGGAGTAGAAAGGGTCGAAAAGGTTTTCAATTTTCGATTTCTCTATTCCTTTTCCGTTATCTTTTATTTCTATTTCGCAAAAACCTTCTTTACTGGTTTTACTGTTTATCATCAGCTTGGGCGTCTCTATTCCTTCCATTGCCTCTATGGCATTAATGATCAAATTGGTCATTGCCAAAATCATCTGTTTTTTATCCACCAATATATCACACTCATCCTCATCGTACTTTTTAACCAGCTCTACTCCTACCAAGTTAATTCTGTCGGTAGCATTTTGCAGAGAAATATCTAATATTTCATTTATAGGGACTTTTACTTTAGACAAATCGGGCTCTGATGAGGAACTCAAAATATCGGTGATAAGCTGGTTAATCCTACCCGAGTTTCGCTTAATGAGGTCAAGGTACAAACCAACATCATCATTTTCTCCCACCTCCGTATTCAGTTGCTCTATAGCTAGGTTGATATTATTGAGCGGGTTTCGCACTTCGTGGGCAATTTTACGAGCAAGGTTTGCTGCCACCATCAGCTTCTGATGCCTCATTTCCAAATACTTAGCCCGTTTTATTTGCGATATATCATGGACAATGCATTGGTAATCGCCTTTGATTTCCTCGTCCAAGGGAATAACATTGACAAGGACGTTGATCGGTTTTTTATTTTTAGCACAAAGCACTGTTTCAAACTCCCTTACACTGCCATTATGCAGTTGCTCCCTAAACCTTTCTAGCTCCTTTTTCTTATCAAAGAGTTTCTCTAGCCGAAGGGTTTGTAACTTAACTGGCGAAAAGCCTAGTAGCTTCACCATTGCCAGGTTTGTTTTGATAATGTCAAAGTTATCGTTGAAAATGAAAATAGGATCGAGCGAACGGTGGAAAAGGCTTTCTAGCTGTCGGTGCTTCGCCCGCTCTATAGAAAGGAATTTGTAGTGCTCAAGGGTATAATGGATGGTTTTGTATAGCAGTGGGGCAGTTAGGCTGTTTAGGTAAATATCGTCGGTAGCAACTCTTCTCACTATAAGCAAATTGCTTTCGCTTAGGTGGAAGGGCAAAATGGCAATCAGCGGTATTTCTAAGGTAACTTCCTTAATAAAAGCAGTACACTGTTCAATACTCTGCTCGTCGGAAAAGGTGAACTCGTGTAAGACAAGATCATAGTTTTCTATCACCTCTTTTGCCTCTATCTCTTCCGAGGTAAAGGTTAACGACAGATTGCTGTGGTTGGAAAGGAACAATTGGATTTTGTGCTTAAAATGTTCTGTTTCATACACACACAATATGTTTCTATCTTGGTTCATTGCCAATTGTTTAGTTTTAAATTGAGTTAAAATAATACTCCGCTAAAAGCGAATAGGTAGCAAAAAATTAAGAGACATGGTTTTATGATTTTACTTGAGGCCTCTGGAAAACATAGCTTATTGGTGGCTGGTAACAGTTCGGCGCCTCGAAGTTTAAGAGAGGTTGGAAGCTAGAAAAAACACCTCTTAAAGTTTAATTTTTTTCTAACCTCTTAACTCTCAAGCTTAAAACCGTTCATTACTTGAGCTATCAAGTAGGTTTATAAAAAACCAGAGTCATTCTAAAAAAACCCACTCTTCTCTAATAATGGATATTGTATTCCTTCAGCTTGTTATAAAGGGTTTTTCTATCAATCTTCAGCTCTTTGGCCGCTTTCGATTTGTTATTAGCGCAGTCTCTCAGCGTCTTGATAATTACCTCACGCTCTGCAGAACCTGCAGCTGTTTTTAAGTTGCTTGCGTCGTTGCTATCCATCTCAAACTGGAACTCCTCCGCCTGATGCTCTATAATTTCCCTCGGCAATACATTGCTTTCCAAAGAGCCACCCACTGTAAGCAATACCGCTCTTTTTACCACATTTCGCAGCTCCCTCAAGTTCCCTTCCCAAGGATAGGTCATG
It encodes:
- a CDS encoding CsbD family protein, producing MNDLQVKGEWNVIKGKVKEKYGNITDDDLKKVDGKMDELVGLLQKKLGKTKEEVKKEVEAL
- a CDS encoding ATP-binding protein, with translation MNQDRNILCVYETEHFKHKIQLFLSNHSNLSLTFTSEEIEAKEVIENYDLVLHEFTFSDEQSIEQCTAFIKEVTLEIPLIAILPFHLSESNLLIVRRVATDDIYLNSLTAPLLYKTIHYTLEHYKFLSIERAKHRQLESLFHRSLDPIFIFNDNFDIIKTNLAMVKLLGFSPVKLQTLRLEKLFDKKKELERFREQLHNGSVREFETVLCAKNKKPINVLVNVIPLDEEIKGDYQCIVHDISQIKRAKYLEMRHQKLMVAANLARKIAHEVRNPLNNINLAIEQLNTEVGENDDVGLYLDLIKRNSGRINQLITDILSSSSEPDLSKVKVPINEILDISLQNATDRINLVGVELVKKYDEDECDILVDKKQMILAMTNLIINAIEAMEGIETPKLMINSKTSKEGFCEIEIKDNGKGIEKSKIENLFDPFYSDKKSGVGFGLTATQNIITGHKGEIDVESKVGKGTSFLIKLPLG
- a CDS encoding CsbD family protein; translated protein: MNNLQIKGEWNTLRGKIKEKYGNITDDDLRRIDGKREQLVGLLQKKLGKTKEEVEKEVEAL
- a CDS encoding mechanosensitive ion channel family protein, with amino-acid sequence MTADLQKSYDLLIGKLQNWGETGISMLPNLVVSVLVLLLFAYLARVLRNVTNKLISKTSWNDIIRNLLSTIVFVTVIIVGVFVALGTLQLDKTVSSLLAGAGIVGLGLTLAFRELASDFIAGITLAIRQPFKVGDVIEIQGHMGTVEGVNLRTTNVKTFQGQRVLIPNSETVNNSIVNYSAFGRRRIDMDIGVSYGDDLRKAREVIWKAIRELPYVKSDEDVMAHFMKFGDSSIILTLRLWIDFPVDNPGYLDACNDMVITVKETLDANDITIPFPIRTLDFGAKGGEKLSDMELSLDGNNGHYN